From one Geoalkalibacter halelectricus genomic stretch:
- a CDS encoding FAD-dependent oxidoreductase: protein MKANGKKIILVLVIAVLITLFFVLDLHHVLTLEELKARQAAFQDFYAANRMLSLSIYFILYVLVTALSLPGAAVMTLAGGALFGFLPALIVVSFASTIGATLAFLVSRFLLRDWVQSKFKTRLKALNSGIEKDGGFYLFTLRLVPIFPFFVINLVMGLTPMRTWTFYWVSQLGMLGGTAVYVNAGTQLGRIETLGGILSPQLLLSFALLGIFPLIARKGVDFMQKRRTLKDFPKPKKFDYNVVVLGAGSAGLVSAYIAAAVKAKVALIEKDKMGGDCLNTGCVPSKALIRSAKMLAYGRRAAEFGLQKSQTHFEFADVMERVQRVVKKVEPHDSVERYTELGVDCLKGEARITSPYTVQVGERTLTTRNIIVATGAEPFVPPIPGLDQVDYLTSDNLWQLRELPRRLVVLGGGPIGCEMTQAFARFGAQVTQVEMAPQLMGREDADVAAFVRERFEAEGVRVLTEHAAKEVRIEGDESILVCEHQGKEVRVPFDAILVAVGRRARATGFGLEELGVRLSERGTIDTDPFLRTNFLNILCAGDVAGPYQFTHTAAHQAWYAAVNALFGDFKKFRADYSVIPWCTFTDPEVARVGLNEAEARQQEVEHEVTRFELAELDRAIAEGEEHGWIKIITPPGKDKILGVTIVGTHAGDLLAEYILAMKHGLGLNKILGTIHPYPTLAEANKMAAGAWKKAHVPEKLLGWVEKFHAWRRG, encoded by the coding sequence ATGAAAGCCAACGGCAAAAAAATCATCCTCGTCCTGGTCATTGCCGTTCTGATCACACTGTTTTTCGTGCTCGACCTGCATCATGTCCTGACCCTCGAAGAACTCAAAGCCCGGCAGGCGGCCTTTCAGGACTTTTATGCCGCCAACCGGATGTTATCCCTGAGCATTTACTTCATTCTCTACGTCCTCGTCACCGCCCTGTCACTGCCGGGCGCGGCCGTCATGACCCTGGCCGGCGGCGCGTTGTTTGGGTTTTTACCCGCACTCATCGTGGTGTCTTTCGCCAGCACTATCGGTGCGACCCTGGCCTTTCTGGTCAGTCGGTTTCTCCTGCGTGACTGGGTGCAGAGCAAGTTCAAAACCCGCCTCAAGGCACTGAACTCCGGCATCGAAAAAGACGGCGGGTTTTACCTGTTCACTCTGCGTCTGGTGCCGATCTTCCCCTTTTTCGTCATCAACCTGGTGATGGGCCTCACCCCCATGCGCACCTGGACCTTTTACTGGGTCAGCCAGCTCGGCATGCTGGGAGGCACGGCGGTCTACGTCAACGCCGGCACCCAACTTGGTCGGATCGAGACGCTGGGCGGTATTCTTTCGCCGCAGTTGCTGCTTTCCTTTGCCCTGCTCGGCATCTTTCCCCTCATCGCCCGCAAGGGGGTCGATTTCATGCAAAAACGCCGCACACTCAAGGACTTTCCCAAACCAAAAAAATTCGATTACAACGTCGTCGTCCTCGGAGCGGGTTCCGCCGGTCTGGTCAGCGCCTACATCGCGGCGGCGGTCAAAGCCAAGGTGGCCCTGATCGAAAAAGACAAAATGGGCGGCGATTGCCTCAATACCGGCTGCGTGCCGAGCAAGGCCCTGATCCGTTCAGCAAAAATGCTGGCTTATGGCCGCCGGGCAGCGGAATTCGGCCTGCAGAAATCGCAAACCCATTTTGAATTCGCCGACGTGATGGAGCGGGTGCAGCGGGTGGTGAAAAAAGTCGAACCGCACGATTCGGTGGAACGCTACACAGAGCTTGGCGTGGATTGCCTCAAGGGCGAGGCGCGCATTACCTCGCCCTACACCGTGCAGGTCGGCGAACGCACTCTGACCACGCGCAACATCATCGTCGCCACCGGCGCCGAGCCGTTCGTGCCCCCCATCCCGGGCCTGGACCAGGTGGATTATCTGACTTCCGATAATCTCTGGCAGCTACGCGAACTGCCAAGACGCCTGGTCGTTCTGGGCGGCGGCCCCATCGGCTGCGAGATGACCCAGGCTTTCGCGCGCTTCGGCGCGCAGGTGACACAGGTGGAAATGGCGCCACAGCTCATGGGGCGCGAGGACGCCGATGTCGCCGCCTTCGTGCGCGAACGTTTCGAAGCCGAGGGCGTGCGGGTCTTGACCGAGCACGCCGCCAAAGAAGTTCGCATCGAGGGGGATGAGAGCATTCTGGTGTGCGAGCATCAGGGAAAAGAAGTCAGGGTACCTTTCGACGCCATCCTGGTCGCCGTCGGGCGGCGCGCCCGCGCCACGGGATTCGGTCTTGAGGAGTTGGGAGTGCGCCTGAGCGAGCGCGGCACCATCGACACCGACCCCTTCTTGCGCACCAACTTTCTCAACATCCTCTGTGCGGGCGATGTGGCCGGCCCCTATCAGTTCACCCACACCGCCGCCCATCAGGCCTGGTATGCGGCGGTCAACGCCTTGTTCGGAGACTTCAAGAAGTTTCGCGCGGATTACAGCGTCATCCCCTGGTGTACCTTCACCGACCCGGAAGTTGCACGGGTCGGCCTCAACGAAGCCGAGGCACGGCAGCAGGAAGTCGAACACGAAGTCACCCGTTTCGAACTCGCGGAACTCGATCGCGCCATCGCCGAGGGTGAGGAGCATGGCTGGATCAAAATCATCACCCCGCCGGGCAAGGACAAGATCCTCGGCGTGACGATCGTCGGAACCCATGCCGGCGATCTGCTCGCCGAGTACATCCTGGCCATGAAGCACGGCCTGGGACTCAACAAGATTCTCGGCACCATTCACCCCTACCCGACCCTGGCCGAAGCCAACAAAATGGCCGCCGGGGCATGGAAAAAGGCTCATGTGCCGGAAAAACTGCTGGGATGGGTGGAGAAGTTTCACGCCTGGCGGCGGGGATAG
- the arsS gene encoding arsenosugar biosynthesis radical SAM (seleno)protein ArsS (Some members of this family are selenoproteins.) produces the protein MGCPQETQAQTLPGDIEKFSAALKRHGLKLDRGRCRILQVNVGLICDLCCRHCHLTAGPHRREIMSAETMKEVVDFARRCDFELVDITGGAPELVPGIEGFISDLADVIPQLMLRSNLTALGSQERNDLLSTCVKHRVALVVSFPALREAQVEAQRGSGVWEKSLAMLHRLNELGYGREASGLELHLAVNPGGAFLPADQAAVEKRYRRELQRRWDIVFNRLFALTNTPLGRFRRWLETSGNYDAYMGKLAKAFNPTVVPGLMCREQISVSWDGYVFDCDFHLAAGICQGEKRTHVRDLSAPPAEGTLIATADHCYACTAGAGFT, from the coding sequence ATGGGTTGTCCGCAAGAAACGCAGGCGCAGACACTGCCAGGCGATATCGAAAAATTTTCCGCGGCCCTGAAACGCCACGGACTTAAGCTGGACCGCGGTCGCTGCCGCATCCTGCAGGTCAATGTCGGCCTGATCTGCGACCTGTGCTGCCGGCATTGCCACCTGACGGCGGGTCCGCATCGGCGTGAAATCATGAGTGCGGAGACCATGAAGGAGGTGGTCGATTTTGCCCGGCGTTGCGACTTTGAGTTGGTCGATATTACCGGCGGTGCGCCGGAACTGGTACCGGGCATCGAAGGGTTTATTTCCGATCTGGCTGATGTTATTCCGCAACTCATGTTGCGCTCCAACCTGACCGCCCTCGGCTCTCAGGAGAGAAACGACCTGTTGAGCACCTGCGTGAAGCATCGCGTCGCCCTGGTCGTCTCTTTTCCCGCCCTGCGTGAAGCGCAGGTGGAGGCGCAACGAGGCTCAGGGGTCTGGGAAAAAAGTCTGGCCATGCTGCATCGGCTCAATGAACTGGGTTACGGACGCGAAGCTTCCGGGCTGGAACTGCATCTGGCGGTCAATCCGGGAGGGGCTTTTCTACCTGCCGACCAGGCGGCCGTGGAAAAACGCTATCGTCGTGAACTGCAGAGGCGTTGGGATATCGTCTTCAACCGTCTCTTCGCCCTGACCAACACCCCCCTGGGGCGGTTCCGCCGCTGGCTGGAAACATCGGGAAACTATGACGCCTATATGGGCAAGCTGGCGAAAGCCTTCAACCCGACGGTGGTTCCAGGGCTGATGTGCCGCGAGCAGATCAGTGTGTCCTGGGACGGTTATGTCTTCGATTGCGATTTTCACCTGGCCGCCGGCATCTGCCAGGGCGAAAAACGCACCCACGTGCGCGACCTGTCCGCGCCGCCCGCCGAGGGCACTCTCATCGCCACCGCCGACCACTGTTATGCCTGCACCGCCGGTGCGGGCTTTACCTGA
- a CDS encoding transporter — MIKLMNMQTIRLSLAILGMLFALGLVAAQTARAIQPLVTDDADTEGKGGILVEFSNELSFDRQKIDGETLRARDNETTLTLSYGLLDNLDLILEVPYLHARAKFAGETESENGLGDLGLEVKWRFHDSNLAALALVPAITLPTGDEDRGLGSGKVSYGLTFIATKEFDPIDVHLNLGYAHNRFKLVEDRVENRRDIWSASVAAVHDLTPRLDLVADIGIERHEVKGSSLHPAFGLAGLVFALRENLDLDAGVKFGLSRSEPDFALLVGLTWAP, encoded by the coding sequence GTGATCAAGTTGATGAACATGCAAACCATCCGTCTTTCCCTCGCCATTCTCGGCATGTTGTTCGCTCTCGGCCTGGTTGCGGCGCAGACCGCCAGGGCCATCCAGCCCTTGGTCACGGATGACGCGGACACCGAGGGCAAGGGCGGCATCCTGGTCGAATTCAGCAACGAACTGAGCTTTGACCGTCAGAAAATCGATGGAGAAACCCTGCGCGCCCGTGACAACGAAACCACCCTGACCCTCTCCTACGGCCTGCTGGACAATCTCGATCTGATACTGGAAGTTCCCTACCTTCATGCCCGTGCCAAGTTCGCGGGCGAAACGGAGAGCGAAAACGGCCTCGGCGATCTGGGCCTGGAAGTCAAGTGGCGCTTCCATGACAGCAACCTGGCCGCCCTCGCCCTGGTGCCGGCGATAACCCTGCCTACGGGCGACGAAGATCGCGGTCTCGGCAGCGGCAAGGTGTCCTACGGTCTGACCTTCATCGCCACCAAGGAATTTGATCCCATCGATGTACATCTGAACCTGGGATACGCCCATAATCGCTTCAAACTCGTCGAAGATCGCGTGGAGAACCGCCGTGACATCTGGAGCGCTTCCGTGGCGGCGGTCCACGATCTGACACCGCGGCTCGATCTGGTGGCCGACATCGGCATCGAGCGCCACGAGGTCAAGGGTTCGAGTCTGCATCCGGCTTTCGGCCTGGCCGGTCTGGTCTTTGCCCTGCGCGAAAACCTCGACCTCGACGCCGGTGTGAAATTCGGTTTGAGCCGCTCCGAGCCCGACTTCGCACTGCTGGTGGGCCTGACCTGGGCTCCATGA
- a CDS encoding carboxymuconolactone decarboxylase family protein has product MTRIHSLDPQSAQAQTAAIFADIKNAFGMVPNLFRAYANHPPLLEANWFKVKKVMMEGVLARKVKESIAVLVSKDNGCEYCVAAHEAALRSIGVSGEEIKAIETDLQQAEFSRKERALIAFARKANIAPLRIEDSEVKVLRDLGANDVEIVEALGVMELFAGFNKFLDALQVEIDF; this is encoded by the coding sequence ATGACCCGCATCCACTCCCTCGATCCGCAATCCGCGCAAGCGCAAACGGCCGCAATCTTTGCGGACATCAAAAATGCCTTCGGTATGGTGCCCAACCTGTTTCGCGCCTACGCCAACCACCCGCCGCTGCTGGAAGCCAACTGGTTCAAGGTCAAAAAGGTGATGATGGAAGGCGTTCTGGCGCGCAAGGTCAAGGAATCCATCGCCGTGCTGGTCTCCAAGGACAACGGCTGCGAGTATTGCGTGGCGGCACATGAGGCTGCGCTGCGTTCCATCGGCGTGTCCGGCGAGGAGATCAAGGCGATTGAAACCGATTTGCAGCAGGCGGAATTCAGCCGCAAGGAGCGCGCGCTCATTGCGTTCGCGCGCAAGGCCAACATCGCGCCTCTGCGCATTGAAGACAGCGAGGTCAAGGTGCTGCGCGATCTCGGAGCAAATGATGTCGAAATCGTCGAAGCCCTGGGAGTCATGGAGCTCTTTGCCGGATTCAACAAGTTTCTCGACGCCCTGCAGGTGGAGATCGATTTCTGA
- a CDS encoding DUF3179 domain-containing protein: MRTFLTFLILSLAFPAVTTASWDFSRHAIPLSEIRAGGPPRDGIPALFNPEYVPATDADYMRDNERVLGVYRNGVARAYPIRVLSWHELVNENFGDEPLLVSWUPLAFAGVVYSRNIDGKILTFGVSGLLYKSNVLMYDHQSESLWSQVKNQAVTGPMTGTRLEVLPSTLTTWENWRKRHPQTEVLSLDTGHVRDYSRDPYENYYRSRGGLFGFFRELVSGFPGKEVVAGVVLNGTARAYPLEELRKRGKVKDRLAGKALFFSFDEVTGELHITDQDGDWVPYISAYWFVWKEIHPDSEMFPSK, from the coding sequence ATGCGCACCTTCTTGACTTTCCTGATTCTTTCATTGGCATTCCCCGCAGTCACGACAGCCTCTTGGGATTTCTCCCGCCACGCCATACCCCTGAGCGAGATTCGCGCCGGCGGCCCGCCGCGCGACGGCATTCCGGCTCTGTTCAACCCCGAATACGTTCCCGCCACAGACGCCGATTACATGCGTGACAACGAGCGGGTGTTGGGGGTGTATCGCAACGGCGTGGCGCGCGCCTATCCGATTCGCGTGCTCTCCTGGCACGAATTGGTCAACGAGAACTTCGGCGATGAGCCGTTGCTGGTCAGTTGGTGACCGCTGGCCTTCGCGGGAGTCGTGTACTCCCGAAATATCGACGGTAAAATCCTGACCTTCGGCGTTTCAGGTCTGCTCTATAAATCCAATGTGCTCATGTACGACCACCAGAGCGAATCCCTCTGGTCGCAGGTGAAAAACCAGGCGGTCACCGGCCCCATGACCGGCACACGCCTGGAGGTGCTCCCCTCGACCCTCACCACCTGGGAAAACTGGCGCAAGCGCCACCCGCAAACCGAGGTTCTTTCTCTCGACACCGGGCATGTGCGCGATTACAGCCGTGATCCTTACGAGAACTACTATCGTAGCCGCGGCGGGCTGTTCGGATTCTTCCGGGAACTGGTCAGCGGTTTCCCCGGCAAAGAGGTGGTGGCCGGGGTGGTTCTCAACGGCACGGCCCGGGCCTATCCCCTGGAAGAATTGCGCAAGCGTGGTAAAGTCAAGGACCGATTGGCGGGCAAAGCTCTCTTCTTTTCCTTTGACGAGGTTACGGGCGAATTGCACATCACCGACCAGGATGGAGATTGGGTGCCCTACATCAGCGCCTACTGGTTTGTGTGGAAGGAAATCCATCCCGACAGCGAAATGTTTCCATCGAAATAA
- a CDS encoding DUF547 domain-containing protein has protein sequence MNLVLNTMIALLLICALPGKIFAGPKAELWPRWQAHDPAGTQKVDHSAWQAFMDEYLVTDHPSGVNLVRYGAVKPEDRKNLDEYLDKLQETAVSQLNRDEQMAYWLNFYNALTVQVILEHYPVNSIRRINISPGWFTRGPWGAELVEVEGEKLTLDDMEHRILRPIWQDARIHYGVNCASIGCPNLQPHAFTAANTDELLTLGAREHINHPRGVTVEDRRLRLSYIYDWFQEDFEGSEEGVLRHLKKYAEPALAEQLKNFRGRITYDYDWSLNDSP, from the coding sequence ATGAATTTGGTTCTTAATACGATGATTGCACTTTTGCTGATCTGCGCCCTTCCCGGCAAGATTTTCGCCGGCCCCAAGGCCGAGCTCTGGCCGCGCTGGCAGGCGCATGATCCGGCCGGCACCCAGAAGGTCGATCATAGCGCCTGGCAGGCGTTCATGGATGAATACCTGGTGACCGATCATCCTTCGGGAGTCAACCTGGTGCGTTACGGCGCCGTTAAACCCGAGGACCGCAAAAACCTCGATGAATATCTCGACAAGTTGCAGGAAACGGCGGTTTCGCAGCTCAACCGCGACGAGCAAATGGCCTACTGGCTCAATTTCTATAACGCGCTGACCGTTCAGGTCATTCTGGAGCACTACCCCGTCAACAGCATCCGCCGTATCAATATTTCGCCCGGCTGGTTTACTCGCGGACCCTGGGGCGCCGAACTGGTTGAAGTGGAAGGTGAAAAACTGACCCTCGATGATATGGAGCACCGCATCTTGCGACCCATCTGGCAAGATGCACGCATTCATTACGGGGTCAACTGCGCCAGCATCGGCTGTCCCAACTTGCAACCACATGCCTTTACCGCCGCCAACACCGATGAGTTGCTGACTCTGGGCGCGCGGGAACACATCAACCATCCGCGTGGCGTCACCGTTGAAGACCGGCGCTTGCGTCTTTCGTACATTTATGACTGGTTTCAGGAAGATTTCGAGGGAAGCGAAGAGGGAGTGCTGCGCCACCTGAAGAAATATGCCGAACCGGCCCTGGCGGAACAACTCAAAAACTTTCGCGGACGCATCACTTACGATTACGACTGGAGCCTCAACGACTCGCCCTGA
- a CDS encoding Crp/Fnr family transcriptional regulator, whose amino-acid sequence MEPRLWYIRNADMFSWLREDEQMELAKRSEMVTCKRNSRFFFAEEPSDNIFLVKQGRVKLLRASPEGREIILDILGPGEIFGELALTGEERRSHSAEALDDAMVCIIARKDFEELLRRHPEMALRVLKLIGLRRRELEMRLEDLVFQPLAGRLAITLMWQAQRLGVTEGDGSIRIPLAQKDLAFLIGASREAVAEQLSEMKRLGLVKTSYRTIRIIDQSGLKNFVRRHSYEATHT is encoded by the coding sequence ATGGAACCTCGGCTCTGGTACATCCGCAACGCGGACATGTTTTCCTGGTTGCGTGAAGATGAACAAATGGAACTGGCGAAGCGCAGTGAAATGGTGACCTGCAAACGCAACAGCCGTTTCTTTTTTGCTGAAGAGCCCAGCGACAACATCTTTTTGGTCAAGCAGGGACGCGTCAAGCTGCTGCGCGCCAGCCCGGAGGGGCGCGAAATCATTCTCGATATCCTTGGTCCGGGCGAAATTTTCGGGGAATTGGCCCTGACCGGTGAAGAGCGCCGTTCGCACAGCGCCGAGGCGCTGGATGATGCCATGGTCTGCATCATCGCGCGAAAAGATTTTGAAGAGCTGCTGCGGCGCCACCCGGAAATGGCTTTGCGGGTGCTGAAACTCATCGGCCTGCGCCGCCGCGAACTGGAAATGCGCTTGGAGGATCTGGTGTTTCAACCGCTGGCCGGACGTTTGGCCATCACTCTTATGTGGCAGGCGCAACGCCTCGGCGTCACCGAGGGCGACGGCAGCATCCGAATTCCACTGGCGCAAAAGGATCTGGCTTTTCTGATCGGCGCATCGCGTGAAGCGGTGGCTGAGCAGCTCTCGGAGATGAAGCGTCTGGGACTGGTGAAAACCTCATACCGAACTATACGCATCATCGACCAGAGCGGTCTGAAAAACTTTGTGCGGCGCCATAGCTATGAGGCAACGCATACTTAG
- a CDS encoding PP2C family protein-serine/threonine phosphatase → MSAQNTPDNDLAGKIQQLLLPKAPPLCSWCCIGVKNRMAVGVGGDYFDFLPTHDGCQMVMIGDVTGHDVAASVVMALLYGYIHRSIEEVCSPLDTVKRVNNFLKNFGERCQIYDHLFSSTLFFGVIVPDSMEMHYVNAAHPAPLVRRADALFELEPSAPLIGFFDVPEDAVRTFRFEKHDRLFLYTDGITETANDQGEHFGAQRLKTLLEQHQGDHQEFLDELFDALMQFNDATAPRDDCTAIVMDFHRPILA, encoded by the coding sequence ATGAGCGCGCAAAACACACCTGACAACGATCTGGCCGGAAAAATCCAGCAATTGCTGTTGCCCAAGGCACCGCCGCTGTGCAGTTGGTGCTGCATTGGTGTAAAAAACCGCATGGCGGTCGGCGTCGGTGGCGATTACTTTGATTTTCTGCCCACCCACGATGGTTGCCAGATGGTGATGATCGGCGACGTGACCGGCCATGACGTCGCGGCGTCGGTGGTCATGGCCCTGCTTTACGGCTACATTCATCGCAGCATCGAAGAGGTCTGCTCCCCCTTGGACACCGTCAAGCGGGTCAACAATTTTCTCAAAAATTTCGGCGAGCGCTGTCAGATCTACGACCACCTGTTTTCATCCACTCTGTTTTTTGGCGTCATCGTCCCCGACAGCATGGAGATGCACTACGTCAACGCCGCCCACCCGGCACCCCTGGTGCGGCGCGCGGACGCTCTGTTCGAATTGGAACCCAGCGCCCCGCTGATCGGTTTTTTCGATGTGCCCGAAGATGCGGTGCGCACCTTTCGCTTCGAGAAACACGATCGCCTGTTTCTCTACACCGACGGCATCACGGAAACCGCCAACGACCAGGGTGAACACTTCGGCGCGCAACGCCTTAAAACCCTGCTCGAACAACATCAGGGCGATCACCAGGAATTTCTCGATGAACTGTTTGACGCCCTCATGCAGTTTAATGACGCCACCGCACCGCGCGACGACTGCACCGCCATCGTCATGGATTTTCATCGGCCGATCCTGGCCTGA
- a CDS encoding ribonuclease toxin HepT-like protein, with the protein MDPLWFDIANKFRNVWREVAYVEQAISDPALSRDEDQFEHRKALTALSSSIEHVYSGLEDIFIKIVAEIDGPFTESGNWHRDLLERLENPCPGRRPAVLSAHTAGQLAELLGFRHVVRKNYPHVLYVDKVIENANLTRDCTARVAAELVAFARIMEGDPELEIIGTRPPDAR; encoded by the coding sequence ATGGATCCACTCTGGTTTGATATCGCGAACAAGTTTCGCAACGTGTGGCGCGAAGTCGCTTATGTGGAACAAGCCATCAGCGACCCCGCTCTGAGCCGCGACGAAGACCAATTCGAACACCGCAAGGCCCTCACCGCCCTTTCTTCAAGCATCGAGCATGTGTATTCCGGCCTGGAGGATATTTTTATCAAAATCGTCGCGGAAATTGACGGGCCCTTCACGGAAAGCGGCAACTGGCACCGCGACCTGCTCGAACGCCTCGAAAACCCCTGCCCCGGCCGCCGCCCGGCAGTCCTTTCCGCGCACACCGCGGGCCAGCTCGCAGAACTCCTCGGCTTTCGCCATGTGGTGCGCAAAAACTACCCCCACGTCCTATACGTCGACAAGGTCATTGAAAACGCCAATCTTACACGGGACTGCACCGCCCGTGTCGCCGCTGAGTTGGTCGCATTTGCCCGCATCATGGAGGGTGATCCGGAACTGGAAATCATCGGCACCAGGCCACCCGACGCGAGATAG
- a CDS encoding arsenosugar biosynthesis-associated peroxidase-like protein yields the protein MKTYYDPSDLSLFETIGKDAPELARKFFDYYGAVFAEGALSAREKALIALAVAHAVQCPYCIDAYTRAGLEQGCDLEELTEAVHVAGAIRGGASLVHGVQMRKIAEKLTL from the coding sequence ATGAAAACCTACTACGACCCCAGCGACCTGAGCCTTTTTGAAACCATCGGCAAGGACGCGCCGGAACTCGCCCGCAAATTCTTCGACTACTACGGCGCCGTCTTTGCCGAAGGCGCCTTGAGCGCGCGGGAGAAAGCCTTGATCGCCCTGGCTGTGGCCCACGCGGTGCAGTGTCCTTATTGCATTGACGCCTACACCCGTGCCGGGCTGGAACAAGGCTGCGATCTGGAGGAATTGACCGAGGCCGTGCACGTGGCAGGCGCCATTCGCGGCGGCGCCTCGCTGGTTCATGGGGTACAGATGCGCAAAATCGCCGAAAAGCTCACGCTCTAA
- a CDS encoding DUF547 domain-containing protein: protein MIKTRLLNVGPIPTMEAEIHIAGQLRSDMNRLKGEFYDLEQGKVDYQAMRNSQAYRDYVACSTLLQGFDPLTLETRQEKLAFWINLYNTLVIHGIIELDIKDSVKETRGFFSRIGYIIGGEVYTPNAIEHGILRANHRPFMRLLRPFRAKDSRLRHIIDPPDPRIHFTLVCASSSCPPINFYTAEDLD from the coding sequence ATGATCAAGACTCGATTATTGAACGTGGGTCCGATACCGACCATGGAGGCCGAGATTCATATCGCCGGGCAACTGCGTAGCGACATGAACCGCCTCAAGGGAGAGTTTTACGACCTCGAGCAAGGCAAAGTCGACTACCAGGCCATGCGCAACTCCCAGGCCTATCGTGACTATGTGGCATGCAGCACCCTGTTGCAGGGTTTTGACCCACTGACCCTTGAAACGCGCCAAGAAAAACTCGCCTTCTGGATCAATCTCTATAACACCCTGGTCATCCATGGCATCATCGAACTCGACATCAAGGACAGCGTTAAGGAGACCCGGGGGTTTTTCAGTCGCATCGGCTACATCATCGGCGGTGAGGTTTATACGCCCAATGCTATCGAGCACGGTATTCTGCGTGCCAATCATCGCCCCTTCATGCGTCTTTTGCGCCCTTTTCGGGCCAAGGATTCGCGCCTAAGGCATATCATTGACCCGCCCGATCCGCGTATCCACTTCACTTTGGTGTGCGCCAGTTCATCCTGCCCGCCCATCAATTTTTATACCGCGGAAGATCTGGACTGA
- a CDS encoding TetR/AcrR family transcriptional regulator: MPSKGERTRQKILQEAGELFRTKGFGATSVSDLLEATGVTKGSLYFHFPGKDDLGLEYLRQSGERFMRFIDEGLDGRCAGEKLDGFLSQAFAYHRGRGFVGGCLFGNTALETSDTAPEFAQITTQVFVRWKEKLAAIIAQAQNEGTIHQGRSAEDLAEFVIAVLEGGIMQSRLHKSEEPMKNCIETLRQMLFTNNPGSEKCRSRLPDGEKS; the protein is encoded by the coding sequence ATGCCCAGCAAAGGCGAAAGAACCAGACAGAAGATTCTTCAGGAAGCCGGTGAGTTGTTTCGCACCAAGGGATTTGGCGCCACCAGCGTCAGTGATCTGCTTGAGGCAACCGGCGTCACCAAGGGAAGTCTCTATTTCCATTTTCCCGGCAAGGACGACCTCGGCCTTGAATACCTGCGCCAATCCGGCGAGCGCTTCATGAGGTTCATCGATGAGGGGCTCGATGGGCGCTGCGCGGGGGAGAAACTCGATGGCTTTTTAAGCCAGGCCTTTGCTTATCATCGCGGCAGAGGCTTTGTCGGCGGGTGCCTGTTTGGCAATACGGCCCTGGAAACCAGTGATACCGCTCCTGAATTTGCGCAGATTACGACGCAGGTTTTCGTACGCTGGAAAGAAAAACTCGCCGCCATCATCGCCCAGGCCCAGAACGAGGGAACAATCCACCAGGGACGCAGCGCCGAAGATCTCGCCGAATTTGTCATCGCGGTGCTGGAAGGCGGCATCATGCAATCGCGCCTCCACAAATCCGAAGAGCCCATGAAGAACTGCATCGAGACCTTGCGCCAGATGCTTTTTACCAACAACCCGGGTTCGGAAAAATGCCGATCCCGTCTGCCGGACGGAGAAAAATCATGA
- a CDS encoding DUF3793 family protein: MPYPQRRPSWQDFSARYSDEQECIASYLALETAEILHGLKPANLINLPNRPRRCGRNLHQLWKRHGRGLLEQSGLEFREVVERDHSVLLFIFNRQALEQTLARPNARAFLRKAGHAHAANLEQTLDELQRRIHSGAFPHEIGALLGYPLKDVAGFMGWARLPSSAQGPWKIFGAPEQSLRLAQEFHNCRCRMAQRLSRCASAMECLRIDKAA, translated from the coding sequence ATGCCCTACCCACAGCGCCGCCCTTCCTGGCAGGATTTTTCCGCACGCTACAGCGACGAGCAGGAGTGCATCGCCTCCTACCTGGCTCTTGAAACCGCCGAGATTCTCCACGGACTCAAACCGGCCAACCTCATCAACCTGCCCAATCGCCCGCGCCGCTGCGGCCGCAACCTCCACCAGTTATGGAAACGTCATGGTCGCGGGCTTTTGGAGCAAAGCGGTCTTGAATTTCGCGAGGTCGTGGAACGTGACCATTCGGTCCTGCTCTTCATCTTCAACCGCCAGGCGCTGGAGCAAACCCTCGCACGCCCCAATGCCAGAGCCTTTTTGCGCAAAGCCGGGCACGCCCATGCCGCGAACCTGGAACAAACCCTCGACGAATTGCAAAGGCGTATTCACTCGGGGGCATTTCCCCACGAAATCGGCGCTCTGCTCGGCTATCCCCTCAAGGATGTCGCCGGTTTCATGGGTTGGGCGCGCCTGCCCAGTTCCGCCCAGGGCCCCTGGAAAATCTTCGGCGCGCCGGAGCAAAGCCTGCGCCTGGCGCAGGAGTTTCATAACTGCCGTTGCCGCATGGCCCAGCGACTGAGCCGATGCGCCAGCGCCATGGAATGCCTGAGAATCGATAAGGCAGCCTAA